In the genome of Plasmodium yoelii strain 17X genome assembly, chromosome: 14, one region contains:
- a CDS encoding PIR protein — protein MAVNLCDGLIMADKGLVFDKNSQNYMLEGSLTKMHCPNQNCDNDDKKISSAFIALLSFYKEYVNVENLENDKFAEYAILWLGHILNQKTENGTTPLKDFYTKHIKTNSCYDQKKIGDNDSKINISVIDTKIESMNIGIKDISNFYEIFKLLCDMDSEVGRKKIQCNTCLKNAGEFYEQYEKLKNGLDINKGSSYFQLWLSLSKDYDKFKEKYKNNVCSNIESLKSCSRSSATKSPVTECPVEECPMKECPVTECPVTKNTLITIAIIFVAASILLGVSYKYSLFGFRKRSQKQHLREKLKK, from the exons atggctGTTAATCTG tGTGATGGACTTATAATGGCCGATAAAGGTCTTGTCTTCGATAAAAATTCTCAAAATTATATGTTAGAAGGAAGTTTAACCAAAATGCATTGTCCTAACCAAAACTGTGATAATGATGACAAAAAAATTAGTTCTGCTTTTATAGCATTGCTAAGTTTCTATAAGGAATATGTTAATGTGGAAAATTTAGAGAATGATAAATTTGCTGAATAcgctattttatggttaGGTCACATACTGAATCAAAAAACAGAAAATGGAACCACCCCATTAAAGGATTTTTATactaaacatataaaaacaaatagttGTTATGATCAGAAAAAAATTGGTGATAATGATAGTAAGATTAATATAAGTGTTATAGATACAAAAATAGAATCGATGAATATTggtattaaagatatatctaatttttatgaaatatttaaattattatgtgatATGGATAGTGAAGTTGGTAGAAAAAAAATCCAATGCAATACATGTTTAAAAAATGCTGGAGAATTTTATGAACAATatgaaaaacttaaaaatggtttagatattaataaaggaaGTTCTTATTTTCAACTTTGGTTAAGTTTATCAAAAGATTATGACAAATTTaaagagaaatataaaaataatgtatgtAGTAATATCGAATCCCTTAAATCTTGTTCACGAAGTTCAGCGACAAAAAGCCCAGTGACAGAATGTCCAGTGGAAGAATGTCCAATGAAAGAATGTCCAGTAACAGAATGTCCAGTGACAAAAAATACGCTAATTACaattgcaattatatttgttgcagcatcaattttattgggagtttcttataag tattcgttatttggatttcggaaacgatctcaaaaacaacatttaagagaaaagctaaaaaaataa